In the genome of Zygosaccharomyces rouxii strain CBS732 chromosome G complete sequence, the window aCAATTTACAGGATGACCCAAATGCTGATAAAGTTTACAAATTCAAAAGGCTTAGAGATTTTGCTTTAAAGCAAGTGCCACCACAAGGACACTCTGGATCATTTGGTGAACTGTCTCTTGTATTGAATGACGAAAAGGGAATTGCTTACTATAAGCCATTGAGGTCAAGAATTGAGTTAAGAAGAAGGCGTGTAAATGATGTGATAAAACCTTTGGTTAGGGAGCATAATTTAGACCAAATCAACGTTACTTTAAGAAATCCAACTACCCAAGAGGCTAAGGCTAGAGATAAATTGAGAATGCAATTCGATCCAATTGATTTTGCGAATGTAGATGATGAGGAGGAGGAACAAGAGCAACCACAGGAGCAGGAGCAGGAGCAGGAACCAAACAATGAATCGCAGCAGCCAGAACAATCCGAACAATCTGAATCAAAACCTGAAGAATCCCAATCAAAGCCTGAGGAACCTGAGGAACCCGAATCAAAGCCTGAAGAACCTGAAAATAAGCCTGAAGAACCTGAAAGTAAGCCTGAAGAACCTGAATCCAAGCTCGAGGAACCTGCATCCAAGTCTGAGGAACCCGAATCCAAACCcgaagaatctgaagatgTTGGTCAATCAAAGAAAGGTTCAGAATCTAAAGAACCTGAAGCCAGTGAGaatcaagaggaaaaatccCAGGATGATAAGGAATTACCTTAATCGATGTATATACGGTGTATTAGTAATATTTAGTACTTGAGCTTTTAGGTTACCCGCTCGCATGGATTGTATATTTTAGGGATGGTCGACCTATTGAAAGGAATTGAGAACTAAAGTACACATCGATAGTACGGACTAGTGAGAATTTAGAGACTTTAGATTACTACGAAATGTCATTCAAAGTCAATGCAGAGGTTTCTGTCTGTGGTGGTAAGCTTTTGAAGCTCTCCCATTACTCTAATGTGGTCAACAATTCAATGGATGTTAACGTCTATCTACCCCAGCAGTACTACAAGAAATCAAGTGATAAACCAATCCCAGTGATATATTTCCTTTCTGGATTAACTTGTAGTCCCCAGAATGCATCCGAAAAGGCCTTCTGGCAATTACAAGCTGATAAATACGGGTTTTCTGTGGTATACCCAGATACATCACCAAGAGGTGATCATATTCCCGATGATCCTGAAAAGTCTTGGGATTTTGGTGTTGGTGCAGGATTTTACGTCAACTCCACTCAGGAGCCATGGAAGAAACATTATCAGATGTATGATTATGTCCACAAGGAATTACCTactcaattgaatgaaTATTTCAATAAGAATGGGGCTTCTAAAGTGGATTTCTTGGAGAACGTTTCAATCACTGGGCACTCAATGGGTGGATTTGGTGCATTATCTGGGTATTTGCAAAATTACGAAGCCAAAAAGTACAAATCCTGTTCAGCATTTGCACCAATCGCAAACCCTTCGAAGGTCCCATGGGGTGAAAAGGGCTTTGGAAATTACCTAGGCAGTGATAAATCTACCTGGGCTCAATACGATCCTTGTGAActaataaaaaaattgccCAACAGAGGCAATGACAGAATTTTGATTCATCAGGGATCTGGTGACGGTTTTTACAAAGTTCAGTTGAAACCTGAGAACTTGGTAGAAGCAGCTAAGGGTACCTCCTGGGAGGGTAAAATTGATGTTCACATTGTTGATGGTTTTGATCATTCTTACTATTTCATCAGTTCCTTCGTTCCTGAGCATGCAGCCTTCCATGCTAAGCACTTGGGTTTAATCCAGTAGAGGGTCTATATAAACgaagatcaattttgaaataaaataaagaTATAGTGTTACAGCTATTCCTTGATAATTAATGCGCCTGTTTGCCAGCCGCCAGCACATACCGCTACACACGTGTAGTTATTATCAAGCTTAATCTTTTGAGGTTTCACAACTCTCATGTTTCTTAGACTTTCCCATCTACCGATATTATGATCGTTTATAACATTATGGGGAGATCCTAGACCAAGACAACCGCACAGTTGGCTCTCTAACCCCCAA includes:
- a CDS encoding S-formylglutathione hydrolase (similar to uniprot|P40363 Saccharomyces cerevisiae YJL068C Hypothetical ORF); its protein translation is MSFKVNAEVSVCGGKLLKLSHYSNVVNNSMDVNVYLPQQYYKKSSDKPIPVIYFLSGLTCSPQNASEKAFWQLQADKYGFSVVYPDTSPRGDHIPDDPEKSWDFGVGAGFYVNSTQEPWKKHYQMYDYVHKELPTQLNEYFNKNGASKVDFLENVSITGHSMGGFGALSGYLQNYEAKKYKSCSAFAPIANPSKVPWGEKGFGNYLGSDKSTWAQYDPCELIKKLPNRGNDRILIHQGSGDGFYKVQLKPENLVEAAKGTSWEGKIDVHIVDGFDHSYYFISSFVPEHAAFHAKHLGLIQ